In a single window of the Metopolophium dirhodum isolate CAU chromosome 2, ASM1992520v1, whole genome shotgun sequence genome:
- the LOC132939012 gene encoding small nuclear ribonucleoprotein F: protein MATMPVNPKPYLNGLMGKTIIVKLKWGHEYKGFLVSTDNYMNIQLASATEFVEGSEPALLGEIMIRCNNVLYIRSVDDENEEADAEMKE from the exons atgGCTACTATGCCAGTAAATCCAAAACCATACCTTAATGGTCTTATGGGTAAAACCATAATCGTTAAGCTTAAATGGGGTCATGAATATAAAGGATTTTTGGTGTCCACTGACAATTATATGAACATACAACTAGCTAGTGCTACAGAATTTGTGGAAGGTAGTGAACCAGCTCTATTGGGTGAAATTATGATTAG GTGTAATAACGTTCTTTACATCAGATCAGTTGATGATGAAAATGAAGAGGCTGATGCAGAGATGAAAGAATGA
- the LOC132939327 gene encoding pre-mRNA-processing factor 19 — protein sequence MSLVCAISNEVPEHPVVSPVSGSIFERRLIEKYIKENNTDPINGEELTVEQLVDIKTASIVKPKPVTGTSIPAILKMLQDEWDAVMLHAFTQRQQLQTARQELSHALYQHDAACRVIGRLTKEVTAAREALATLKPQAGISVGDSSANAGPTTIPQPAIAMEAAGVPNQPTEEAGITDDIIKKLQEKATVLTQERKKRGRTVPEDLMDQESLKGFKTLASHPGLHSASVPGILSLDIHSEDTSKILTGGNDKNATVFNKDTEQIIAVLKGHTKKVTRVIYHPNEDVVITGSPDTTIRVWNVGASNPLSQIIRAHEGPVTGVSLHPTGDYVLSTSVDQNWAFSDIRTGKLLTKVSSQTSNNTLTTGQFHPDGLIFGTGTSDSNVVIWDLKEQSNVATFSGHSGPITAISFSENGYYLATSADDCCVKLWDLRKLKNFKTLVMDDGYEIKDLCFDQSGTYLGVAGTDVRVYMCKQWQELKVFNDHTALATGIRFGKHSQFIASTSMDRTLKLYGI from the exons ATGTCGTTAGTGTGTGCTA tttctaatgAAGTGCCAGAGCATCCTGTGGTATCACCAGTATCCGGATCAATTTTCGAAAGACGTCTTATAGAGAAATACATCAAAGAAAACAATACTGATCCTATAAATGGCGAAGAATTAACTGTTGAACAGTTAGTAGACATAAAAA cCGCCTCCATTGTTAAACCTAAACCTGTAACTGGCACTAGCATTCCTGCAATATTGAAAATGCTCCAAGATGAATGGGATGCAGTGATGTTACATGCATTTACACAAAGACAACAATTGCAAACTGCTAGACAAGAATTGAGTCATGCTTTGTACCAGCATGATGCTGCTTGTCGTGTGATAGGCCGTTTGACTAAGGAAGTGACAGCTGCACGTGAGGCTTTGGCTACACTCAAACCTCAAGCAGGAATTTCGGTTGGCGATTCATCTGCAAATGCTGGACCTACTACAATACCACAACca gcTATTGCTATGGAAGCCGCGGGAGTGCCAAATCAACCCACTGAAGAAGCAGGTATAactgatgatattattaagaaacTACAAGAGAAGGCTACAGTTTTAACACAAGAGAGGAAGAAACGAGGACGTACAGTTCCAGAAGACTTGATGGACCAAGAATCATTAAAAGGATTTAAAACATTGGCATCCCATCCA ggtCTTCATAGTGCTAGTGTACCAGGAATATTGTCTTTGGACATACACAGTGAAGATACTAGTAAAATTTTAACGGGAGGAAATGATAAAAATGCTACAGTATTTAATAAGGATACTGAACAAATAATAGCTGTTCTGAAAGGTCACACAAAGAAGGTCACACGAGTCATTTATCATCCAAATGaa GATGTTGTGATAACTGGATCACCTGATACAACAATTCGAGTATGGAATGTTGGTGCTTCTAATCCCTTATCTCAAATAATTAGAGCTCATGAAGGTCCAGTGACTGGAGTGTCATTGCATCCAACTGGGGATTATGTTTTGTCTACATCTGTTGACCAGAACTGGGCATTTTCTGATATTCGCACTGGAAAACTATTAAccaaa GTTTCAAGTCAAACTTCAAACAATACTCTAACTACTGGACAATTCCATCCTGATGGACTTATTTTTGGAACTGGTACTTCAGATTCAAATGTTGTGATTTGGGATTTGAAGGAACAATCAAATGTAGCAACATTTtcag gACATTCTGGACCAATTACGGCCATATCATTTTCTGAAAATGGTTACTATCTTGCTACTTCAGCAGATGACTGTTGTGTAAAACTTTGGGATTtacgtaaattaaaaaactttaaaactctCGTCATGGATGATGGATATGAAATCAAAGACTTATGTTTTGACCAAAGTGGAACTTATCTGGGTGTTGCAGGAACTGATGTTCG TGTTTATATGTGTAAGCAATGGCAAGAATTGAAAGTCTTCAACGATCACACAGCATTGGCTACAGGAATTAGATTTGGAAAACATTCTCAATTTATTGCTTCTACTAGTATGGACAGAACACTGAAACTTTATGGAATTTAA